In one window of Chitinophagales bacterium DNA:
- a CDS encoding response regulator gives MKGIPRLSRSNITLITVCLLVIVAILFSNIVTVRNLSTLGDNVDLLAQESVSLTLLRDANDELSLADNKYMIYQASNERGFLEQYDGHMMKMSQYLDELQVGEDSALVTNIRAQLNKKLALGRRVDVLNRISNNTSAASQESILGELSFEDLQQIRKDLLLADTTNAFSDTATVRQMQSDVLGFAAKRPQVLQTFLQEQQRLFADGSLTLLYALNDARKTIREREAQTRQEENQRGIVSIIQAKKNIELLSYGSLGVILIIIIVLGYNIFKMVYYEKDILEAREEAERLARTRTRFLSNMSHEIRSPLTSIVGFAELIEKQEADPEKKKFAQAITASSDHLLSIVNDILDFSKLDAGKMQLTREAFSLKKIIGEVVFAFSMSATNKGIQLISRLEIDEELMVIGDAYRLKQILFNLVSNAVKFTEKGTVELVASLPIRNAKDLELQISVRDTGIGIPADQIGMVFEEFAQASNSGKEGRRAVQGTGLGLPICKMLVELQGGEMKVESTVGKGSLFSFIIPYQIAFAPSLERQSQEVQQVFLGRKAMIVEDNEMNVMLLTMLLRKAAMIFDVAKDGEEALRLFESNHYDIVLADINVPKLTGDQLAMRIRQYGNKAKSNVPVIAMTASIFKDDVEAYKAAGINDILVKPFKQEELNSMLAKYLNQSFMV, from the coding sequence ATGAAAGGAATACCTCGACTTTCCAGATCAAATATTACTCTGATCACCGTGTGTTTGCTGGTGATTGTGGCCATTCTTTTCAGCAATATTGTTACCGTTCGGAATTTGTCAACCTTAGGCGATAACGTTGATTTATTAGCACAGGAAAGTGTGAGTCTTACTTTACTAAGGGATGCCAATGATGAGTTATCACTTGCCGACAATAAATACATGATCTATCAGGCTTCCAATGAACGTGGATTTTTGGAGCAGTATGATGGACACATGATGAAGATGTCGCAATACCTAGATGAATTACAGGTAGGTGAAGACAGTGCCTTGGTAACCAATATTCGTGCTCAGTTAAACAAGAAACTTGCACTAGGTAGAAGGGTGGATGTGTTGAATCGGATTAGCAACAATACTTCAGCAGCAAGTCAGGAAAGCATACTTGGAGAATTGTCGTTTGAAGATTTGCAGCAGATCAGAAAAGATCTCTTGTTGGCAGATACCACAAACGCTTTTTCAGATACCGCAACTGTTCGTCAGATGCAGTCAGATGTATTGGGATTTGCTGCTAAGCGCCCCCAGGTATTACAAACTTTTCTGCAGGAGCAACAAAGGCTTTTCGCAGATGGATCGCTGACACTTTTGTATGCCTTGAATGATGCGCGTAAAACCATTCGGGAGAGAGAGGCGCAAACAAGACAGGAAGAAAATCAACGTGGTATTGTTAGCATTATACAGGCAAAGAAAAACATTGAGCTGCTTTCCTATGGCTCTCTTGGTGTGATACTGATTATTATCATAGTATTGGGTTATAATATCTTCAAGATGGTCTATTATGAGAAAGACATTCTTGAAGCAAGAGAAGAAGCAGAAAGGCTGGCCAGAACGCGCACTCGTTTTCTCAGTAATATGAGTCATGAGATACGCTCACCGCTTACATCAATTGTAGGCTTTGCTGAGTTGATTGAAAAGCAGGAAGCTGACCCAGAGAAGAAAAAATTTGCACAAGCGATTACTGCGTCTTCAGATCACTTACTCTCGATTGTGAATGATATTCTCGATTTCTCCAAATTGGATGCTGGCAAAATGCAGTTGACCAGGGAGGCGTTCTCGCTGAAAAAAATCATCGGCGAAGTGGTGTTTGCTTTCTCCATGTCTGCAACCAATAAAGGTATTCAACTGATTAGCCGATTAGAGATTGATGAAGAGCTTATGGTAATTGGGGATGCTTACCGACTCAAGCAAATCTTATTCAACTTGGTAAGCAATGCAGTGAAGTTCACCGAAAAAGGTACAGTAGAATTAGTGGCTTCTTTGCCTATTCGCAATGCTAAGGATTTGGAATTGCAGATATCAGTCAGAGATACAGGTATCGGAATTCCGGCAGACCAGATTGGTATGGTTTTCGAAGAATTTGCCCAGGCAAGCAATAGTGGTAAGGAAGGTAGAAGAGCTGTGCAAGGAACTGGTCTTGGATTACCTATTTGTAAAATGCTTGTAGAATTACAGGGTGGGGAAATGAAAGTGGAGAGTACCGTTGGTAAAGGTTCTTTATTCAGTTTTATTATTCCATATCAGATTGCGTTTGCGCCTTCGCTGGAGAGACAATCCCAAGAAGTGCAACAGGTTTTCCTTGGTAGAAAAGCAATGATTGTAGAAGACAACGAAATGAATGTGATGTTGCTAACCATGCTTTTAAGAAAAGCAGCCATGATTTTTGATGTGGCGAAAGATGGCGAGGAAGCTTTGCGTTTGTTTGAAAGCAATCACTACGATATTGTATTGGCTGATATCAATGTGCCCAAGCTAACGGGCGATCAATTGGCCATGCGTATTCGTCAATATGGCAACAAAGCCAAATCTAATGTGCCTGTTATTGCTATGACTGCTTCCATCTTTAAAGATGATGTTGAAGCGTACAAAGCAGCCGGTATCAATGATATTCTGGTAAAGCCATTTAAGCAGGAAGAGTTAAATAGTATGCTGGCCAAATACCTGAATCAATCATTCATGGTATAA
- the hppD gene encoding 4-hydroxyphenylpyruvate dioxygenase — MDTMLASTPAPAATQDFLPLEGTDYVEFYVGNAKQAAHFYKTAFGFQSLAYAGPETGMKDKVSYVVRQNKLTFMFTTPLRAGNPIADHIYKHGDGVKVLALRVPDAKDAWHQTTSRGAKSYQEPIVLEDAGGKAVISGIHTYGDTVHLFIERKDYSGVFLPGFRAWNTPYYNPEQTGLLYVDHCVGNVGWNQMNKWVKFYEDVMGFRNILSFDDNDISTEYSALMSKVMSNGNGFVKFPINEPAEGKKKSQVEEYLEFYDGEGCQHVALATHDIVSTVTALRSRGVEFLQVPTTYYDDLLDRVGHIDEDLAPLRELGILVDRDDEGYLLQIFTKPVEDRPTLFFEIIQRKGAKSFGKGNFKALFEAIEREQELRGNL, encoded by the coding sequence ATGGATACGATGCTTGCATCAACACCTGCCCCTGCTGCTACGCAGGATTTTCTGCCACTAGAAGGCACGGATTATGTAGAGTTCTATGTTGGCAATGCCAAACAAGCTGCCCATTTCTATAAAACCGCTTTTGGCTTTCAGAGTCTGGCTTATGCCGGTCCGGAAACAGGCATGAAAGACAAAGTGAGCTATGTGGTTCGTCAGAACAAACTCACTTTCATGTTCACCACACCGCTGCGTGCCGGTAATCCAATCGCTGATCATATCTATAAGCATGGTGATGGGGTGAAAGTGCTGGCACTTCGTGTGCCCGATGCAAAAGACGCTTGGCATCAGACCACTAGCAGAGGTGCTAAGAGTTATCAGGAACCAATTGTGTTGGAAGATGCAGGTGGAAAGGCAGTAATTAGTGGTATTCATACTTATGGAGATACCGTACACCTGTTTATAGAGCGTAAAGATTATAGCGGTGTGTTTTTGCCCGGCTTCCGCGCGTGGAATACGCCTTATTACAATCCTGAGCAAACGGGTTTATTGTATGTAGATCATTGCGTTGGTAATGTTGGTTGGAATCAGATGAACAAGTGGGTGAAATTTTATGAAGATGTAATGGGTTTCAGAAACATTCTCTCTTTTGACGATAACGATATTTCTACAGAATACTCAGCATTGATGAGTAAGGTGATGAGTAATGGCAACGGATTCGTAAAGTTTCCCATCAACGAACCAGCTGAAGGCAAGAAAAAATCGCAGGTAGAAGAGTATTTAGAGTTTTATGATGGCGAAGGCTGTCAGCACGTGGCCTTGGCTACTCATGATATCGTATCAACAGTAACTGCGCTGCGCAGCAGAGGTGTGGAGTTTTTACAAGTACCCACTACTTATTATGATGATTTGTTGGATAGAGTAGGCCATATTGATGAAGACCTGGCGCCACTGCGTGAATTGGGTATTCTGGTAGATCGTGATGATGAAGGTTATCTCTTACAAATCTTTACCAAGCCAGTTGAGGACAGACCAACTTTGTTCTTTGAAATCATCCAGCGTAAAGGAGCCAAGAGTTTTGGTAAGGGTAATTTCAAAGCCTTGTTTGAAGCGATTGAACGTGAACAGGAGCTGAGGGGGAATTTGTAA
- a CDS encoding 5-(carboxyamino)imidazole ribonucleotide synthase: MKIGILGGGQLGRMLLQAAANYTVETFVLENDANCPAAHLCHHFVKGDIRDFDTVYQFGKNLDAITIEIESVNVDALEKLEQEGVKVYPKPSAIKTIKNKIRQKEFYARHEIPSPAFVVTNNLNELQAQSAFLPAVHKLAEGGYDGKGVQVVKAESEINLGFDAPAVLEKMVNIAKEIAIIVAVNDAGETAIFPPAEMVFDPVLNLLDYQVSPAKLDEKTLWKTEAIAIKVAKSLQSPGLFAIELFVDKNGEVLVNETAPRVHNSGHHTIEANYSSQYDMLWRIMLGYPLGNTAPILPAAIVNLLGAPGYDGTAAYDGLDEVLRMDNVFVHLYGKAQTKPGRKMGHVTIISKEYQDLTYKANKIKHTLKVVSK; the protein is encoded by the coding sequence ATGAAAATCGGAATCCTGGGTGGCGGCCAATTGGGCCGGATGTTATTGCAAGCTGCAGCCAATTATACAGTGGAGACTTTTGTACTGGAGAACGATGCCAATTGTCCGGCTGCACACCTCTGCCACCACTTTGTAAAAGGTGATATCCGCGATTTCGATACGGTATACCAGTTTGGTAAAAACTTAGACGCCATCACTATTGAAATTGAATCGGTGAATGTGGATGCATTGGAAAAGCTAGAGCAAGAAGGCGTGAAAGTATATCCCAAACCATCCGCAATCAAAACCATCAAAAACAAGATTCGCCAAAAGGAATTCTATGCCCGGCATGAAATTCCAAGCCCGGCTTTTGTAGTTACCAATAACCTGAACGAATTACAAGCCCAGTCAGCATTTCTACCTGCTGTACACAAACTGGCCGAAGGTGGCTATGATGGTAAAGGCGTTCAAGTAGTAAAGGCAGAAAGTGAAATCAATCTCGGCTTCGACGCACCGGCTGTGCTAGAGAAAATGGTGAATATCGCTAAAGAAATCGCCATCATCGTTGCCGTGAATGATGCCGGCGAAACCGCCATCTTCCCTCCTGCTGAAATGGTATTTGACCCTGTCCTTAATTTATTGGATTATCAGGTGAGTCCTGCCAAACTAGATGAAAAAACTTTGTGGAAGACGGAAGCCATTGCCATCAAAGTAGCCAAATCATTACAAAGTCCCGGCTTATTCGCCATTGAACTATTCGTTGATAAAAACGGCGAAGTGCTGGTAAACGAAACTGCTCCTCGTGTACACAACAGCGGCCACCATACCATTGAAGCCAATTACAGCAGCCAGTACGATATGCTTTGGCGCATCATGCTGGGTTATCCATTAGGCAATACAGCGCCTATTCTACCTGCTGCTATCGTCAATCTCTTAGGCGCACCAGGTTATGATGGAACAGCTGCATACGATGGATTAGATGAAGTGTTGCGTATGGATAATGTATTCGTACACCTCTATGGCAAAGCACAAACCAAACCCGGTAGAAAAATGGGGCATGTGACGATTATCAGCAAGGAGTATCAGGACCTTACTTATAAGGCCAATAAAATCAAGCACACACTGAAAGTGGTTAGCAAATAA
- a CDS encoding DUF3078 domain-containing protein — protein sequence MKQTLLAVVLLIAMQTVEAQDIAVLRLRKETDRSIKKDADTTTWRWKKGGVFSSSLAQGSLSNWAAGGDNFSLAANLYLNYFTFFKHERHTWDNNLDVNLGFVQTTSLGGRKNDDRFDFLSKYGYKVDTTGKWYLTGLFNFRSQFFDGYTFSNNIPNFTSSLLAPAYVLFSVGFDYKRSTKFSLFLSPITSRWVIVANSRLNKLGLYGVPAGKSSVSELGAFASANYNNTIAKNIVYKARLDLFSNYQNNPQNIDIFMTNVLSFKINKLLSATYNLDLIYDDDVRLFGPQKKSPGLQVKSLLGIGFLIQIPPKVIR from the coding sequence ATGAAACAAACGCTGCTGGCAGTGGTACTGCTGATAGCAATGCAAACTGTTGAAGCTCAGGATATTGCGGTTTTAAGACTCCGTAAAGAAACAGACAGGTCAATTAAGAAAGATGCCGATACCACAACCTGGCGTTGGAAAAAGGGGGGCGTTTTCAGTAGTTCTCTGGCTCAGGGTTCACTTAGTAACTGGGCTGCGGGTGGTGATAATTTTTCGCTGGCCGCGAATCTTTACCTCAACTATTTCACATTTTTCAAGCACGAAAGGCATACCTGGGATAATAACCTGGACGTAAACCTTGGTTTTGTACAAACAACCAGTCTTGGCGGTAGAAAGAATGACGACCGTTTCGATTTCCTTTCCAAGTACGGTTATAAAGTAGATACAACCGGGAAATGGTATTTAACCGGACTGTTCAATTTCCGTTCTCAGTTTTTTGATGGTTATACCTTCAGCAACAATATTCCCAATTTTACTTCTTCATTATTGGCTCCGGCTTATGTGCTCTTCTCCGTGGGTTTTGATTACAAACGCAGCACTAAGTTCTCTTTATTCCTTTCGCCTATCACTTCTCGTTGGGTGATTGTGGCCAATAGCAGACTCAACAAGCTTGGTTTGTACGGGGTACCTGCCGGAAAGAGTTCTGTGAGTGAGCTGGGTGCTTTTGCATCGGCCAACTACAATAACACGATTGCAAAGAACATTGTGTATAAAGCGAGGCTCGACTTGTTCTCTAACTATCAGAACAATCCGCAGAACATAGATATCTTCATGACCAACGTGCTTTCTTTCAAGATCAATAAGTTGTTGTCGGCAACCTATAATCTCGACCTCATCTATGATGATGATGTAAGATTGTTTGGTCCGCAGAAAAAATCTCCGGGTCTGCAGGTGAAAAGCTTACTGGGTATTGGTTTCCTGATTCAGATTCCGCCTAAAGTCATTCGCTAA
- the miaB gene encoding tRNA (N6-isopentenyl adenosine(37)-C2)-methylthiotransferase MiaB encodes MLEIASKVHDELRQGEAYAPESSDARPFKKRFYIESYGCQMNFSDSEIVASILNEEGFGATRNFAEADLVLLNTCSIREKAEQTVRKRLTEFRKVKESRPGMLIGVLGCMAERLKSKLLEEEKLVDIVVGPDAYRTLPGLIEEAETGQKAVNVLLSREETYADISPVRLDSNGITAFISIMRGCNNMCSFCVVPFTRGRERSRDAHSILAEAKDLYARGFKEVTLLGQNVDSYYWVDEANNETVTFARLLELVALVSPDLRVRFSTSHPKDITDEVLHTMAKHENICKYIHLPVQSGNTRVLQLMNRTYTREWYMAKVDRIREIMPDCGISADIIAGFCSETEEEHQDTISIMEYSKYDMSYMFFYSERPGTLAAKRYADDVPEAVKKRRLQEIVEVQNKLSLASNQKDLGKTFKVLIEGNSKKSEQDWMGRNSQNKVIVFPKETYNLQPGDYAWVKVTDCTQATLLGKITTA; translated from the coding sequence ATGCTGGAAATCGCTTCTAAAGTGCACGATGAACTGCGTCAAGGTGAAGCGTATGCACCTGAAAGCAGTGATGCGCGCCCTTTCAAAAAGCGTTTTTACATAGAGAGTTATGGCTGTCAGATGAATTTCAGCGACAGCGAGATTGTGGCTTCCATTCTGAATGAGGAAGGTTTTGGCGCTACGCGGAATTTCGCTGAAGCGGATCTGGTACTTTTAAACACCTGCTCTATCCGCGAAAAAGCCGAACAAACTGTCAGAAAACGCTTGACTGAGTTCCGGAAAGTGAAAGAGAGCCGCCCGGGTATGCTGATCGGCGTATTGGGCTGCATGGCAGAGCGTCTGAAGAGCAAATTGCTGGAAGAAGAGAAACTCGTTGATATCGTTGTAGGCCCTGATGCATACCGCACCCTGCCCGGATTGATTGAAGAGGCTGAAACCGGACAAAAAGCTGTGAACGTATTACTGAGCCGTGAAGAGACTTATGCAGACATCTCCCCTGTTCGTCTGGATAGCAATGGCATTACTGCATTTATCTCCATCATGCGTGGCTGCAACAATATGTGCAGTTTCTGCGTGGTACCCTTTACACGTGGCCGCGAACGCAGCCGCGATGCACATTCTATTCTTGCAGAAGCGAAGGACTTGTATGCACGAGGCTTTAAAGAAGTGACTTTATTAGGACAAAACGTAGATAGCTATTATTGGGTGGATGAAGCCAACAATGAAACAGTCACATTTGCCCGACTGCTGGAATTGGTTGCATTGGTAAGCCCAGATCTCCGTGTTCGTTTCAGTACTTCACATCCTAAGGATATTACGGATGAAGTACTGCATACCATGGCTAAGCACGAGAATATCTGCAAATACATTCACCTGCCTGTGCAAAGTGGCAATACACGTGTCTTGCAATTGATGAACAGAACCTATACCCGCGAATGGTATATGGCCAAAGTGGATCGCATCCGGGAGATCATGCCTGATTGTGGTATCAGCGCTGATATTATTGCCGGCTTCTGTTCAGAAACGGAAGAAGAACATCAGGACACCATTAGCATCATGGAATACAGTAAGTATGATATGAGTTATATGTTCTTCTACAGCGAACGTCCCGGCACATTGGCTGCTAAGCGCTATGCAGATGATGTACCTGAAGCAGTGAAGAAACGCAGACTGCAGGAAATTGTAGAAGTACAAAACAAATTATCGCTGGCCAGCAATCAAAAAGACCTTGGTAAAACATTCAAAGTGTTGATTGAAGGCAATAGCAAAAAAAGTGAGCAGGATTGGATGGGCCGTAATAGCCAGAACAAAGTCATTGTGTTCCCTAAGGAAACATACAATTTACAACCGGGCGATTATGCTTGGGTGAAAGTAACTGACTGCACACAGGCAACTTTATTGGGCAAGATCACAACAGCATAA